The segment caggcagtgagacttgtgttctcgaagagcgaagttggcccagttgggcggggcccagtttaacagctccgctctccactagatggtgctgctagcctactggggtagAGTGTTGCGGTGCTGTAGTTGCGTATGCGCATgtgcgggagcagtgaaaatggcaccacccagctgcccagtcTCTAGCTTTGGAACTCTCTTCTCCGGGATCATTAGTTGTACACTCATCCGCTGTCTTCATCTTTCGTCCACTCccgctttttcactgtctgtgaccaggcGCCAGGCAGTACCTTTTTCCTGAGTTtcgtctcagatgtggctgttttccccggccccttacttctgaaggactgtggctttgacccattctgcccctctgagggaagggtctcaccgagcagtggccgaatgagcaatggttGAATGTTGGCTGCatccaggaatgcttgctggaccctgttgCTGCCAGTGCcatgagactgtggccaggtgccagcccaccccagaaaaagttcgctagatagtgtagcagcagcgtttcagggattatggaaaatcacaacacacatctggcaccaggcttcacccttaacgaccttgttcagCACCAGccaatgtggccgttttctggggtctgctgggatcagggggcttcaacagtctctaccaaatgtccttccagcagtggaaccgcttttccctgtgtggcctgagaacctcccggaccccactctgttcctggggattcgcccttcccaccagagcaccgccaggtatcaagctgtggaattgcagcctttgcactccccttgtttacagtcttaatggaatttaaatcgtctcctttctcctttctcctttctcctttctcctttctcctttctcctttctcctttctccctttttagtttagcccctgcggctgtttccagttttccactttctctccagctgcttttggggagaggtgcttttcccatattctctgccctcccccccccccccccccaccccgccagtctccgtcctctctccactcgcaaaagcacctcccttcctgctcctcactccccaagttcacctctgcaccgcatacctgctgaattctctggttcaggttgtgcagattgttgtgttaatcctccaatcagttttctaggtgtgtagatggtttagtgttggtctggctgtatttcatgtacacgagacacacaaaaaacttccatgctgttctgccatcttggctcctccttctactcttttttttaaattgaggtttgtgggtgtttttttttttaagaacagttttaggtttacagcaatATTGAGGGGAAGATACCAAGATTTCCCGTATACTCCCTACCTCATACATGCATAGCTTCTTCTATTATCAGcattccccaccagagtggtacagtTGTTAGAATTGGTGAACCTACATTAACACATCATAAtacccagagtccatagtttacattatggttAACTGTATTGTGTACTTAtgtcttgtttaatttctttcattacatTTCACAATGTAGTTTTCATTGTAGAAGTCTTTCCCATCCTTAATTAAGTTCATTactaaagattttattctttttgatgctcttGTAAATGGTAAATAGttagttttcttttcagattgttcattgacAGTGTTTACTAACATTGTTAGTGttagaaatgcagctgatttttgtgttgattttatatcctgttacTTTTGCTGAATTTACACCAGCTTAACTTTGATAACAGAAAAACTTTGCTATTATAAGCTTCATTCTCATCCCCTTCCATTCACTGATGAAATGATATACATCTTTAAACATTGTGTATCGAAACAattattattgcaaatggcagaaaTTGGGTTTTAATGCATTAGTCTCATATATTCTCTAGAAAGGAAAAATGTAGAGTTACAAACCAACGTTACAATAATAGTAATTTAGactagtgtttttaaaaattgtttattagtgttttaaatcttaccaaaaacaaaaaacagagttgCAGACTGTATTTTCAATAattccatctttaaaattttttttttaatctttatttttgagaaagagagacagagtgcctgcaggggaggaacaaagagagaaggagacacagaatccaaagctggctgtaggctgtgaactgtcagcacagagcctgatgtggggctcgaacccatgaaccgtgagaccatgacctgagctgaagtcggatgcttaaccggctgagccacccaggctcccttcaaTAATTCCATCTTTTATGATTGCTCATGTATTTACCTTtattgagatctttatttcttaatatgaCTTGAATTATTGTCTAGtattatctgggaatgtcttaatttctccctcacttttgaaggacagtgtttttttttttttttttaaagcgattacttttatttcaataaaatagaaaagacaaatgtACATCCTTCACAGTGtcaccactttaaaaaataatacagcaaaTGTATCTCCTGAAGGTAAAATGAAGTTCAAGACCATGAGGTATCAGTGATTTTCCCCACTCAAGAAGTCACCAGGATAGAACCCTCCCCAGCTATTAAAATTGCTAAGACCTTGGTCAGGTTTGTGAGCTGTTACTGATCATTTGGTTACATAACAAATGAAAGgtctgagagggaaggagaaggaacaggAAAGGAAATTACAAATGAGGGAACTTTTGGCAACATTAACAAAGCTTACTATATCAAATTCATAATCTAAAAACACCCCTACCAAGCCCTGGGGTCTTGGAATGTAGTGGCACAGTGGcggggaggcagagaagagacgGCAATGGTTATCCACATTGACACACAGAAGTAGAAAGATACCCTCAGAGTTGAGCAGCAAGTCATGGTGTTTTGTCCAGGATTCCCTGCAAAGTCCTTTAATCCAATTCTGAGAGTTTCCCACATCCACCTCCCAGTAATATTTGCCAGAGGTGAAGGCAGCCTGAGCTGCCCAGGAAGGCTTATACTGTGAACTCGCTGGACTGCGGGGCAGGTCTTGATGGTCGGGACAGCACTGCAAACGTCTCAGGTCTTCAAACAGAGGCACACGGTAATTCCTTATGTTATCACCAAATGTAATATACACTCGGAAGTTGTTAAGCCTTTCAGACATCCCGGTGATTGTCCACTCACTGGGCTGTGGGTCCACAGGCTGGGGCAAGTGCGCCTGCACTAACTGACTCCTTTTCATGATGTCTTCCAAATCCTGGAGCAGGTACACATCTGCTTTGAGGCACATTTCCTTCAGCTCCTCATAGATTCTTTTCAGGAGTTTCCCCATTTGAAGCATTCTAGCTACATTTCTCCAGAGTCGATGAAAAATTATCTTGCCTTCAATTGCCAGGCTCTctaaatgtttttgcttttctttgtggaGGTATTGGTACACCTTAGGATATTCAGCCTTGATCATCACCATCCTTAGATTTACAAAACCCTGCCATACTCTAAGTAAGTTGTactctttgtttatatttctctgatttctctgCCTGTTTTTCCAAATAGATTTCATTTGCATCAGAAGTTTCTCTCTGCAGTGCTCAGCGACCTGTGAAACTGGACAGTGTATGTGAGTGGTATGCCCTGGCGAATGAGAGCATTGCAAACACAGCAGGCTCTTGTCAGTTGGACAGAAGATATTCTTTAGTGCTTGGTGTATCCAACACACCTGCCTGGCAGACCTTGGTAACTGCTTGGCAACTGATTCTTTTTTAGCACGAGCTTGTCCCTCAGCAGAAATAATGCTTTTGAAGTCCATGCGTGGAGATAGTGCCCTGCATACAGGGCAACAGGTAGGATGCTGGGCATCTTCCCACAGGAGGCAGAGACACGGAGTACAAAAGCTCTGTCCACAGTTAATGGTGACAGGGTCTGTGAAATAGTCCTTGCAGATGGAACAGATAAGCAGACTGGGGCGCAGCGCACAAAAGTAGAATCCATGTTTCTTCCTGTCAGTCTTCTCCTCCGGGAAGCTCTCTTGCCTGTTCCTGTCTGCCCCCACCACCCAGAACCCATGTTCTGTATCTCTACCTAAACTGTCCAGGTTCAGGAAGAGGAGGATTTGGGTGGGAGAGGGCAAGAGAAGCTTCCCTTCTCATCTGTGCTGTTTCCTTTCTGAGCAAGAACTTGAAGGACAGTTTTGTCGAACATTGGATTTTAGTTGAcagtttttttatttcagtattttgaatatgtcaGTCTAcggttgacctttgaacaacatggatttgaactgtgtAGGTAAACTTATATGCagatttgttactttttaattttaattttaattttaatttaatttaatttctatttatttttaaatttacatctaagttggttagcatatagtgcaataatgatttcaggactagattccagtgattcatcccctatgtataacacccagtgctcatcccaacgagtgtcctccttaatgccccttacccatttagcccatctccccacccacagcccctccagcaaccctcagtttgttctctgtatttaagagtctcttatgttttgttctccttgtttttatattattattacttcccttatgttcatcatcttaaattcctcatatgagtgaagtcatatgatatttgtctttcttggactaatttcacttagcgtaatatccctagttccatccacatagtagcaaatggcaagatttctttttgattgctgagtattactccattgtaaatatataccacatcttctttatctattcatctgttgatggacatctggactctttccatactttggctattgtcaatagcagtgctgtaaacatcggggtgcatgtgcccctttgaaacagcacacctatatcccttaggtaaatatctagtagtgcattgctgggttatagggtagttctgtttttaattttttgaggaacttccatatcgttttccagagtggctgcactagtttgcatttccaccagcagtgcaaaagagatcctctttctccgcatccttgccaacatttgttgttgcctgagatgttcattttagccattctgacaggtgtgaggtcgtatctcattgtggttttgatttgtatttccctgatgatgagtgatactgagcattttttcatgtgtctgttagccatctggatgtcttctttggagaagtgtccattcatgtcttttgcccatttcttcactggattatttgttttttgggtattgagtttgataaattctttatagattttggatactagctctttatctgatatgtcatttgcaaatatcttctcccattctgttggtttccttttagttttgctgattgtttcctttgctttttatgcagatttttaaaaatttatttttaatgttttattttttgagagacagagtgcaagcaggggaggggcagagagagagagagacagagagagagacagagagagagacagacacacacacacagtttgaagcaggctccaggctgcaagctgtccaTGTGGAGCCcattgctgggcttgaacccacaaatgtgagatcacgacctgagccgaagtgggacacttaactgagccacccaggctccctattATGCAGATTTTTTATACTACAggactgtaaatgtgttttctcttatgattttcttattttcttattattttctttcatctagcttactttattataagaataccgtatataatgcatataacatacaacatatgtgttaatcaactgtttatgttatcagtaaggtttctTGTTCAGCAGAAGGCTATTAGTTGTTAAGTTTGGGGAAGCCAGAATACATGGGTTTTTGACTGTGACAGGGTCCCAACccttgcattgttcaagggtcaactctacttaccctcttctctcctccaatgtttcttttttttttttattattttttaaaatgtttttatttatatttgagaaagagaagacagagcatgagtgggggaagggcgcaGAGAGTgggaggcatagaatccgaagcaagctccaggctctgagctgtcagggcctgatatgatccgtgagatcataacctgagccgaagtcagacacttaaccaactgagccaccgaggtgccctgcATCCTCCAAAGTTTCTTATGAGAAATCTATTGGTGATCTTATTGAGGATCCCTTTTATGTGATCATTCACTTCTTCtgttgctttcaagattctctcttttaatattttcatttatagtaTGTCTCAGTATAGATTTCTTGCGTTTATCctacttggagtttgttgagcttcttggatgtttaAATTCATGTCCGTTACCGAATTTGGgacattttcagccattatttcttcttttttttttttttttttttaatttttttaatgattatttctgagacagagagagacagagcatgagtggggaaggggcagagggagagagggagacacagaatccgaagcaggctctaggctcctagctgtcagcacagagcctgacgcggggcttgaattcacaaaccatgagatcatgacctgagccgaagtcggtcgctcaaccgactgagccacccaggcgccccagccattatttcttcaaataatctcTTTTCCCCTTAGTGTCCCTCTTTGCCTTTTGGCACTCTCACAATGCATCTGTTGGTTCTTTTCCTGGTGTCCCAGAGATCCTTTATTctctcatttgtgtgtgtgtgtgtgtgtgtgtgtgtgtgtgtgtgtgtgtgtgtctgtctgttcgTGTGTGTGTTCCTCAGGCTTGCTAATTTCAATTGCCCTGTCTCCGTGCTCACTGATACTTTCTTTTACCTGTTCAAATCTGTCTTTAAATCCCTTTGGTgaacttttcctttttgtaattgTACTTTCCAGCTGGAGAATTTcttaggttttctatttctttggataCTATTATTTTGTTCACacatcattttctttactttctttagttagttaagcatctttAAGATATTTGTTTAAAGTCTTTGTCTGGTGAGTTTGTCAGCTGGTCTTTCTCCAGGATGGTTACTATTGGTTTTTCCCTTTGAATGGATCATACTTGCATGTTACTTTGTATCCCTTGTGATACATTGGTTGTTGAAAACTGAATGTGTGAATTTAATAATGTGGTAAGTCTGAAAATCAGATCATCTCTTCCCCAGGGtttcctgggtttttgtttttattgtcgtaaactttctctgtgccaggaaccactTTGAAGTATAAACTTAAGCTTTCCTCAGGTCTTCACTGAGCTTGTGCCTTTTTCTGGATACATGTGGTGACTTTCTTAATACCCCTATTACTAGTTCTTTAGTGTCAGGCTCCTGAAAGGAGAAGGTTAAAAAAGACTCCAGCCCTGTAGATTAGATTTTCTTCAGCCTGAGGGAAAAGGGCTTACataattggtgtgtgtgtgtgtgtgtgtgtgtgtgtgtgtgtgtgtgtgcgcgcgcgcgcgcgcgcgcgcgcgcgcacgtatATGCCTCTGTCAGCACCTCAAGTCATCAGAAGCATCGTTCAACTGTCAGAACACAGATCCCTGATATATGGATGACAGGATCCTTATTGCTCATTTTGACTCTTGAAAGCTGCTCTTGGAACTAATGTACAGCTACGTGGCATGGGCCTGGGGAGTGGAAGATGCTACTACTAGCCATTGCTGAGCTAACTGAAATTAACCAAAGTTAATAGTCCAAGACTTCCTCTGGAAGTTTCAAGCCTTGGGGTAGTCTCCAAAATTGTAAAATAGTTCAATTAGACAGATTCTGCTAGTACAATTGTTGTCTAGGTGGAGAGACCAAATTTGGAGGGCTTcttatgccaccatcttcccagaatcttCTCATAACTTTACAAAAGGGAGTTTCATTATAGTTTCAGAGTTCTTagtcttttttcccttgtttttcagattatacttcaaaataaacacatatgagACCTTTTACTTAGTTTTTAAGTCTAGATAGCAGATACataaaagaaggaattcttgttttctgataatttttttttcctaagaagaaaaccaaatgcTTCCAACTGGAAGCGGATAAGACTGGAAAGCAAGAGACACCTTAAGGAGGCAAATGCCTTCATTACTACTAAGGTGATGGTAGTGAGAATGGAGATAACATGGAATCATTTGAGTCCTATGAAGGAGGTAAAAAGGACAAGAATTGAGATGCAGGGATTGACTGAATAGGGTTTCATTAATCCAGATAACTAGATTGATAGTGT is part of the Prionailurus viverrinus isolate Anna chromosome C2, UM_Priviv_1.0, whole genome shotgun sequence genome and harbors:
- the LOC125175372 gene encoding LOW QUALITY PROTEIN: tripartite motif-containing protein 77-like (The sequence of the model RefSeq protein was modified relative to this genomic sequence to represent the inferred CDS: inserted 1 base in 1 codon), which encodes MDSTFVRCXPSLLICSICKDYFTDPVTINCGQSFCTPCLCLLWEDAQHPTCCPVCRALSPRMDFKSIISAEGQARAKKESVAKQLPRSARQVCWIHQALKNIFCPTDKSLLCLQCSHSPGHTTHIHCPVSQVAEHCREKLLMQMKSIWKNRQRNQRNINKEYNLLRVWQGFVNLRMVMIKAEYPKVYQYLHKEKQKHLESLAIEGKIIFHRLWRNVARMLQMGKLLKRIYEELKEMCLKADVYLLQDLEDIMKRSQLVQAHLPQPVDPQPSEWTITGMSERLNNFRVYITFGDNIRNYRVPLFEDLRRLQCCPDHQDLPRSPASSQYKPSWAAQAAFTSGKYYWEVDVGNSQNWIKGLCRESWTKHHDLLLNSEGIFLLLCVNVDNHCRLFSASPPLCHYIPRPQGLVGVFLDYEFDIVSFVNVAKSSLICNFLSCSFSFPLRPFICYVTK